Proteins encoded in a region of the Coffea eugenioides isolate CCC68of chromosome 4, Ceug_1.0, whole genome shotgun sequence genome:
- the LOC113768316 gene encoding protein NRT1/ PTR FAMILY 2.11-like, whose amino-acid sequence MEKTENQATSNGPNYRGIKAMPFVIGNETFEKLGTIGTSANLLVYLTSVFNLKSITATNIINVFNGTCNFGTLLGAFLSDTYFGRYKTLGFASVSSFLGMLVLTLTAAISKLHPPQCGSGGEEAGRCFSPTPWQMAFLLSGFGLLVVGASGIRPCNLPFGADQFNPNTESGKSGISSFFNWYYCTYTFAVMISLTTIVYVQSNVSWSLGLAIPTILMFLSCAVFFAGTRIYVQVIPMGSPLTSISQVIVAAFKKRQVELPKQPWISLFNHVPSNSINSRIAYTKQFRFLNKAAVITSNDSIKADGSAADPWKLCSIQQVEEVKCVVRLIPIWAAGLIYYVSVVQQQNYAVFQALQSDRRLGKSNFHIPAASYIIFAMLTITIWLPIYDRILVPWLRRLTGKEDGLTLLRKVGIGLIISVFASLISGFIEDRRRIIALTEPTLGSVPGKGAISSMSAMWLIPQVALSGLSEAFALIGQNELFYKQFPENMRSFALAFLFVGFAGSSYLSSFFSSVIHRTTEWLGDDLNKGRLDYFYYSIAALEMFNFVSFLICAKWYKYKGSDSNPGVMTLEINHNNQHEQIPAV is encoded by the exons ATGGAGAAGACTGAGAACCAGGCTACTAGTAATGGACCCAACTATAGAGGAATCAAGGCTATGCCTTTTGTCATAG GGAACGAAACCTTTGAGAAACTGGGAACAATCGGTACCTCAGCAAACCTCTTGGTTTACCTGACAAGTGTTTTCAATCTGAAGTCCATTACGGCGACGAATATCATCAACGTCTTCAATGGAACTTGCAATTTCGGTACCTTGCTTGGAGCCTTCCTGTCTGATACTTACTTTGGTCGTTACAAAACCTTGGGATTTGCTTCAGTATCCTCCTTTTTG GGTATGCTTGTGTTAACTCTAACAGCAGCCATTTCAAAGCTGCATCCGCCTCAATGTGGAAGTGGAGGTGAAGAGGCAGGCAGATGCTTCAGTCCAACACCTTGGCAAATGGCATTTCTGTTAAGTGGCTTTGGATTACTAGTTGTGGGTGCTTCTGGCATTAGGCCTTGTAATTTGCCATTTGGGGCTGACCAATTTAATCCTAATACTGAGTCAGGGAAAAGTGGAATTAGCAGCTTTTTCAACTGGTATTATTGCACTTATACATTTGCAGTCATGATTTCATTGACCACGATTGTTTACGTGCAATCCAATGTGAGCTGGTCTCTAGGGTTGGCTATTCCAACAATTCTTATGTTCTTATCCTGTGCGGTTTTCTTTGCGGGAACAAGAATATATGTGCAAGTGATACCAATGGGGAGTCCTTTAACTAGCATTTCACAAGTTATTGTAGCTGCATTCAAGAAGAGACAAGTTGAGTTGCCAAAGCAACCGTGGATCTCACTTTTCAACCATGTTCCTTCCAATTCCATAAACTCTAGAATCGCTTACACCAAGCAATTCAG GTTTTTAAACAAAGCAGCTGTTATAACATCAAATGACTCGATCAAAGCAGATGGATCAGCAGCAGATCCATGGAAACTTTGCAGTATCCAGCAAGTTGAAGAAGTAAAATGTGTAGTACGACTAATTCCCATATGGGCTGCTGGATTAATCTACTATGTTTCTGTGGTCCAACAACAGAACTATGCAGTCTTCCAAGCCCTTCAATCTGATAGACGCCTAGGAAAGAGCAATTTCCACATCCCAGCTGCTTCATACATCATCTTTGCTATGTTGACCATTACAATTTGGCTACCCATATATGACAGGATTTTAGTTCCATGGCTCAGAAGACTAACAGGGAAAGAAGATGGATTGACGCTCCTCCGGAAAGTCGGAATAGGCCTGATAATATCTGTTTTTGCCTCGCTCATTTCAGGCTTCATTGAGGACAGAAGGAGGATCATAGCTCTCACAGAACCAACACTGGGATCAGTTCCTGGCAAAGGTGCAATTTCTTCAATGTCAGCAATGTGGTTAATTCCTCAAGTTGCACTATCAGGACTTTCTGAAGCATTCGCCCTGATTGGTCAAAATGAACTTTTCTACAAGCAATTCCCTGAAAATATGAGGAGCTTTGCTTTAGCATTCTTGTTTGTGGGCTTCGCAGGGTCCAGCTATTTGAGTAGCTTCTTTTCATCAGTGATTCACAGGACAACAGAATGGTTGGGAGATGATCTTAACAAGGGGAGATTGGATTACTTCTATTACTCGATTGCAGCTCTAGAAATGTTTAACTTTGTCTCTTTTCTTATTTGtgcaaagtggtacaagtacaaaggATCAGACAGCAATCCTGGTGTGATGACCCTAGAAATAAACCATAATAATCAACATGAACAAATTCCTGCAGTCTGA
- the LOC113769423 gene encoding protein NRT1/ PTR FAMILY 2.10-like — translation MKNHAQKQKDTKHEPNYQGIKAMPFVVGNEAFEKLGTIGSSSNLLVYLTSVFHMKTITATNVINIFNGTCNLGTLVGAFLCDTYFGRYNMLGFASVSSFLGMLMLTLTAAVSELHPPACGEGSRCAGPSPGQMIFLISCLLLLVVGASGIRPCNLAFGADQFNPNTESGRRGITSFFNWYYLTYTFAMMVSLTIIVYIQSDVSWSIGFAIPAFLMFLSCALFFLGTRIYVCVLPEGSPMSSVAQVVVAAIKKRKLKQPDDPKVSLFDSFSTASSINSRLPYTDQFRFLDKAAIITPEDEINSDGSPANPWRLCNIQQVERVKCILRVIPIWIACIVYFISVVQIQNYVVFEALQADRRFGTSEFKIPAASYIVVAMLALTIWVPIYDRLIVPWLRRVTGKEDGLTILQRIGIGFAFSVVTMIVSGLVESKRRSIALSKPTIGFEPKKGAISSMSGLWLSLPLVLSGISEGFAIIGENEFFYKQFPENMRSIGMAFIFVGTAVASYLSSLISSIIQSITGRSHGESWLAEDLNKGRLDYYYYLIGILQFLNLIYFLVCARWYKYKEAEDVSEVAMVKLQSEEKDIV, via the exons ATGAAGAATCATGCGCAGAAACAGAAAGACACAAAGCATGAGCCAAATTATCAAGGAATCAAGGCTATGCCCTTTGTCGTAG GAAATGAGGCTTTTGAGAAGCTTGGAACAATTGGATCCTCATCCAATCTCTTGGTTTATCTGACTTCTGTTTTCCATATGAAGACCATCACTGCCACCAATGTCATCAACATCTTCAATGGCACTTGCAACTTAGGTACTCTGGTTGGAGCTTTCCTTTGTGATACTTACTTCGGTCGCTACAACATGCTGGGCTTTGCTTCAGTTTCCTCTTTCTTG GGAATGCTTATGCTTACACTAACGGCAGCAGTCTCCGAGCTGCACCCTCCGGCGTGCGGCGAAGGAAGCAGATGTGCTGGTCCATCACCGGGACAGATGATATTTCTGATAAGTTGTCTGCTGCTCCTAGTGGTAGGGGCTAGCGGGATAAGGCCATGCAATTTGGCCTTTGGAGCTGAtcaattcaatccaaatacaGAATCAGGGAGAAGGGGGATCACCAGTTTCTTCAATTGGTACTATTTGACCTATACTTTTGCCATGATGGTGTCTCTAACAATAATAGTTTATATTCAATCGGATGTGAGCTGGTCGATTGGATTCGCCATTCCAGCatttttgatgtttttatcGTGTGCACTCTTCTTCTTGGGTACGAGGATATATGTCTGTGTGTTGCCAGAGGGAAGTCCAATGTCTAGCGTGGCTCAAGTTGTAGTTGCTGCaatcaagaaaaggaaattgaagCAGCCAGACGATCCTAAGGTGTCTCTTTTTGACAGTTTTTCTACTGCCAGTTCTATCAATTCAAGGCTTCCTTATACGGACCAGTTCAG ATTTCTCGACAAAGCTGCAATCATAACCCCTGAAGACGAAATAaattcggatggatcaccagcAAATCCATGGAGACTCTGCAACATTCAGCAAGTGGAGCGAGTTAAATGCATATTGAGAGTAATTCCCATATGGATAGCATGCATCGTCTACTTCATTTCAGTAGTTCAAATCCAGAACTATGTTGTTTTTGAAGCCCTTCAAGCAGACAGGCGTTTTGGCACCAGCGAATTCAAGATTCCTGCAGCTTCTTACATCGTTGTAGCCATGCTAGCCCTCACGATCTGGGTCCCGATTTACGACAGATTAATAGTTCCATGGCTGAGGAGGGTTactggaaaagaagatggcctaaCAATCCTGCAAAGAATTGGAATTGGATTTGCATTTTCTGTTGTGACTATGATCGTTTCAGGCTTGGtggaaagcaaaagaagaagcatCGCCCTCTCTAAGCCAACAATCGGGTTTGAACCGAAAAAAGGTGCCATTTCTTCCATGTCAGGTTTATGGCTATCTCTGCCATTGGTTTTGTCCGGGATTTCAGAAGGATTCGCCATCATAggagaaaatgaatttttctacAAGCAATTCCCTGAGAACATGAGGAGCATTGGGATGGCTTTCATATTTGTTGGCACTGCAGTAGCGAGTTATTTGAGTAGTTTGATATCATCAATTATTCAAAGCATAACAGGCAGGAGTCATGGAGAAAGCTGGTTAGCTGAAGATCTCAACAAGGGAAGATTGGATTACTATTATTACTTGATAGGAATTTTGCAGTTcttgaatttgatttattttctaGTCTGTGCGaggtggtacaagtacaaagaGGCAGAGGACGTTTCTGAAGTGGCCATGGTGAAATTGCAGTCTGAAGAGAAAGATATTGTTTGA
- the LOC113768561 gene encoding protein NRT1/ PTR FAMILY 2.11-like, translating to MKNHEQKATRPEPKYRGIKAMPFVIGNETFEKLGTIGTSSNLLIYLTSVFHMKTITATNIINIFNGTCNFGTLVGAFLCDTYFGRYNMLGFASVSSFLGMLILTLTAAIHNLHPPACGDGSICASPTQWQMAFLLGGFALLVIGASGIRPCNLAFGADQFNPKTEFGRRGINSFFNWYYLTYTFAMMVSLTIIVYVQSNMSWSIGLGIPTFLMFLSCALFFLGTRIYVIVLPEGSPLVSVARVVVAAIRKRKLQLPMEPRQSLFRSFSTASSINARLAYTDQFRFLNKAAIITFEDQINPDGSAANPWRLCDIQQVEEVKCLLRVIPVWIAGIIYFVSVVQQQNYAVFQALQADRRFGKSKFKIPAASYIVIAMLSLTIWIPIWDRIVVPWLRKRTGHEGGLTILQRMGIGMALSILTMVVSGLVENKRRTIALTKPTLGIEPRKGAISSMSGFWLTPQLAFSGLTEAFTIVGENEFFYQQCPENMRSIAMAFVFVGIAGSSYLSSLLSSIVQSISSRSNGESWLAEDLNMGKLDYFYYFIAVLELLNLIYFLVCAKYYKYKETDTTPEVAMEKGVQSEEKAVV from the exons ATGAAGAATCATGAGCAAAAGGCCACAAGACCAGAGCCCAAATATAGAGGAATTAAAGCTATGCCCTTTGTCATAG GAAATGAAACTTTTGAGAAGCTTGGAACCATTGGAACCTCATCCAATCTCTTGATTTATTTGACTTCTGTTTTCCACATGAAGACCATCACTGCCACCAATATCATCAACATCTTCAATGGCACTTGCAACTTTGGTACTTTGGTTGGAGCTTTCCTTTGTGATACTTATTTCGGCCGCTACAACATGCTGGGGTTTGCTTCAGTTTCTTCTTTCCTG GGCATGTTGATACTTACGCTAACAGCTGCAATCCACAATCTGCACCCCCCTGCATGCGGCGATGGCAGCATATGCGCCAGTCCAACACAATGGCAGATGGCATTTTTGTTAGGCGGTTTTGCACTGCTAGTAATAGGGGCTAGCGGCATTAGACCATGTAATTTAGCCTTTGGAGCTGATCAGTTCAATCCCAAAACAGAGTTTGGGAGAAGAGGGATCAATAGTTTCTTCAACTGGTATTATTTGACCTACACTTTCGCCATGATGGTGTCACTCACAATCATAGTCTACGTTCAATCCAACATGAGCTGGTCTATTGGATTAGGGATTCCAACGTTTCTCATGTTCCTGTCTTGTGCACTCTTCTTCTTGGGCACAAGAATTTATGTTATAGTTTTGCCGGAGGGAAGTCCATTGGTCAGTGTAGCTCGAGTTGTAGTTGCTGCAATCAGGAAAAGGAAATTACAGCTGCCAATGGAACCTAGGCAGTCCCTTTTTAGAAGTTTCTCTACCGCAAGTTCCATCAATGCAAGGCTTGCTTATACAGATCAGTTCAG ATTTCTCAACAAAGCTGCAATCATAACATTTGAAGATCAAATAAACCCAGATGGATCAGCTGCCAATCCATGGAGACTTTGCGATATTCAGCAAGTTGAGGAAGTGAAATGCTTGTTAAGAGTGATCCCAGTTTGGATTGCAGGCATCATCTACTTTGTTTCTGTGGTCCAACAGCAAAACTACGCTGTATTTCAAGCCCTTCAAGCAGACAGGCGGTTTGGCAAAAGCAAGTTCAAGATCCCTGCAGCTTCTTACATCGTAATCGCGATGTTAAGCCTTACAATCTGGATACCAATTTGGGATAGAATCGTGGTTCCATGGCTGAGGAAACGCACAGGACATGAAGGTGGCCTCACAATCCTGCAAAGAATGGGAATTGGCATGGCATTGTCCATTTTAACCATGGTTGTATCAGGCTTGGTTGAAAATAAGCGACGAACGATTGCCCTTACTAAGCCAACACTAGGGATTGAACCACGAAAAGGTGCCATTTCTTCAATGTCAGGTTTTTGGCTAACTCCACAATTGGCTTTTTCAGGGCTGACTGAGGCATTTACGATCGTTGgcgaaaatgaatttttctacCAGCAATGCCCTGAAAACATGAGGAGTATTGCCATGGCATTTGTATTTGTTGGGATTGCAGGATCGAGTTATTTAAGTAGTTTATTATCATCAATAGTCCAAAGCATATCAAGTAGAAGCAATGGAGAAAGCTGGTTAGCAGAAGATCTCAATATGGGAAAGTTGGATTACTTCTATTACTTTATAGCTGTGCTGGAGCTCCTGAATTTGATCTACTTTCTGGTCTGCGCCAAGTATTACAAATACAAAGAAACAGACACCACCCCTGAGGTGGCCATGGAGAAAGGAGTGCAATCTGAAGAAAAGGCTGTTGTTTGA